The region CCGTCAACGATGCCAACCGAGGTTACCCGGAGGCATACCAACACGGCTGGCTTGATAGGCGTTACACTCAAGCGGAGCTTGATGCCAATTTTGAGAGTTATACAGCGGCGCTCTGCTGGCTCTATGCGGAGCTGGCCTTGAACGAGACAGAGCTATTGACGGTGCAGGAGGCACTCTTTGACGCTGACGACTGGAGAGAATTAAACCGTACGTACGGAGAGGTACGGGATACGATTCTCCAGCCCATCGAAGACCGCGTTGACTCCAATTCTGCCTCCTATGAAGTCGATATACCCGACTCATCCACCGAAGTCGACCATTTGCTAAAAGGCGCACCTGATCCGGCAGTCGGGATTGAGAAGTCGCTCGATCGGATCTTTCTTTGGGAGGACACATATAGGGGTGACGAGGTATTCGTTGGGTCTGGAAGTGCAGGCTTCATTCTCGTGTTACGAGGCCTCCAATCGATTCGCGATCAGCTTGATACGGACGAGCCGATCCAGATACGGAGACTGAAACATCCCGACGAGCCGGGCTACAACTACTCCTATGCTGTCGAACACGCCGGCTGGGCGTTCGACAACACGGGCAGCCTGCATGGCTGGGCTGTTTTTGTCCGGGTAGCGACCGACTACTCCGGATTTGGAGGAAGGCAGTACAAGCTCGTGGAGGAGCTCCTTGAACAACTGACTGACCAAGAGGTAATTGAAGTAAAGGAGCTCGAAGTTCCAGAGGACGTTCTCCGGACGTATTTGGAGGAGCAACAGGTGTCTCACGATCGGTACACACAATCAGAAGAGCTTGAATTCGATAACCGGCGTCTCGATCGGATCATTGCTGGTGATGAGGGGACTCGAACGGAATTCAAAGAGGAATTTCTCGACTCGATGATCGAAGTCGGAAAGGAGATTGCAGCACTTGCAAACTACAAAGGGGGTGTGCTGATCTTCGGTGTTGATGACGAGGGAACGGTACGGGGGGTCGAGAACCAAGAAGAAGTCGAAAACAAGATTTCGGGGATACTGTGGGACATGATGGAACCGCCGCTTAGTGCCGATCTCTATCCAATCACCTATGAAGGGGAACCGATTGTCATCGTCGATATCCCCGAAGCAGATGAGCCCGTTGCCTGTAATTTCACCTACTACTTCCGGAATGGGACCAACGTTCGGAAGCTCACGTATCAGGAGTTAAAACGGCGGTTTGGGTAATACACCAACTGTCAGCTATCGTCTCCCGGTTTAGAGGCTCCCGACAGAGGTCCTCAATCAAAATGGAGTTTCTGAATGTTCGAGTTCATACTTTGCGCAGTTCGGACCATGGATACCATATAAACAATGCCTCGCGCCAATCGACTGAATGTTCGTTTTTGTGAATAGAATCGAACATTGCGTTCATTATATTGGGAGGGTTGAACAGAAGTACGGTCAGAGATCACTACGAATCATCTCATCGACTTGGCCACGGCCTATTCGAGAAGAGACACAAGTTGGTGAGACGTGCGCTATACACCTGTTGTTACATCCAAGACCAAATCTAATCTTACAGAGGTTCTATATTCCTCAACACAGAGGCCTATCTAATGAAGCGACGAGAAACTACACAAGACCTGCTAGAGATTTTTGGAAAAAGTCCTGGTGCAGAGAGTTCAGATCTCGAATTCAAATCGCTTGAGATTTTGAATACAAAGGGCCAAAAGAAGAAACTGGTTCGCGTCCTCTCTGCTATTGCGAACGGGGGTGGTGGGACTGTAATAATTGGAGTAAGACGTGAAGGGGACGATATTAGATTACAGGACGTCTCAGTTGATCGTGAGATACGACAGGAGCTAACCCACATCGCCCAAAACTATGCTAGTCCTGCTCTTACTGACCTTTGGGAGATCAAATTCGAGGAACATATGGGGAATAATTTACTTCGAATTGACATTGATAAGGCTACTGTCGAGCTAATTAAATTCGATTATGAAGGCGAGTGGCGGGTCTTTATCCGTGAAGAAGATGGGATGCGAGAGATGTCATCAGGTGAGATATCAGAGTTCTACAAGAAGAGGAAACAGCGGCAATCTTCTGCATATAAGTCGAAGATTGAGCAAATTATCCACGCAAACTATACCCCTCCAGTAGATCTTGATCGGGAATATCCAGATACAATTCTGGAGAGGGCTATCACTCGAGTTGATCCTAACTACACAGCTGTTTGTGGGCATGCAGTTATGGGAGACAGAATGGGAAAATCAGTC is a window of Halopelagius longus DNA encoding:
- a CDS encoding AlbA family DNA-binding domain-containing protein is translated as MEKVTRLIGAHHALDEVTRLDEFESWVTQNFEGDDQDHIKGYKILVRALFRTFQEELNIHRKCLDIESSFEYFRAESSIADIDSLEANCEASHLLKHLNEFDRRLYRAHNREYLNRELASLRSDVIKPFNELFEKYGRTKTTLDLSEYFDYQAIKIVLPAVNDANRGYPEAYQHGWLDRRYTQAELDANFESYTAALCWLYAELALNETELLTVQEALFDADDWRELNRTYGEVRDTILQPIEDRVDSNSASYEVDIPDSSTEVDHLLKGAPDPAVGIEKSLDRIFLWEDTYRGDEVFVGSGSAGFILVLRGLQSIRDQLDTDEPIQIRRLKHPDEPGYNYSYAVEHAGWAFDNTGSLHGWAVFVRVATDYSGFGGRQYKLVEELLEQLTDQEVIEVKELEVPEDVLRTYLEEQQVSHDRYTQSEELEFDNRRLDRIIAGDEGTRTEFKEEFLDSMIEVGKEIAALANYKGGVLIFGVDDEGTVRGVENQEEVENKISGILWDMMEPPLSADLYPITYEGEPIVIVDIPEADEPVACNFTYYFRNGTNVRKLTYQELKRRFG